Proteins from one Sarcophilus harrisii chromosome 2, mSarHar1.11, whole genome shotgun sequence genomic window:
- the LOC116421047 gene encoding basic proline-rich protein-like, producing MDECKDEGRKGRREGRRDEGCRKQGVGEAEPLLQGPQPLPGSPGLRPAASEADSWSPELRSSVPRHPVRLPFPLRCPPPPPSPGRARAALRSPPAPLHPSERRELTWPGRGAQGCWAGRLRERGALMPLRAGGAGDAGSVPERGSGQLRSGEAPSHPCSRCPGRGKARPPPRPAAPRPGPLPRPGRAVGGRLAEPRRSLPPLPQPPPHQERPRAVLPPRGWAPSERAEPPRAGRVIPKPGPERGRPTLRTQGRRGGRRERARAGETELPPRERQR from the coding sequence ATGGATGAGTGCaaggatgaagggaggaaagGCAGGAGGGAGGGACGCAGGGATGAAGGATGCAGGAAGCAAGGTGTCGGGGAGGCAGAACCACTGCTGCAGGGCCCGCAGCCCCTCCCAGGCAGCCCCGGCCTCCGCCCCGCAGCCTCGGAGGCTGACTCCTGGAGTCCGGAGCTGCGCTCCAGCGTCCCCAGGCATCCCGTCcgccttccctttcctctccgcTGCCCACCCCCTCCTCCCTCACCTGGCCGCGCCCGCGCCGCTCTCCGCAGCCCGCCCGCCCCCCTCCATCCCTCGGAGCGCCGCGAGCTCACCTGGCCGGGTCGGGGGGCCCAGGGCTGCTGGGCCGGCCGCCTTCGGGAGCGGGGCGCCCTCATGCCCCTGCGGGCGGGCGGGGCCGGGGATGCCGGGAGCGTCCCGGAGCGCGGGAGCGGTCAGCTCAGGTCAGGTGAGGCCCCCTCCCACCCCTGCTCTCGCTGCCCGGGAAGGGGGAAGGCTcggcccccgccccgccccgccgcgccccggcccggccccctCCCACGCCCAGGCAGAGCAGTGGGCGGCCGCCTCGCCGAGCCACGTCGCTCGCTGCCTCCGCTGCCGCAGCCGCCGCCGCACCAGGAGCGCCCGCGCGCCGTCCTCCCTCCCAGGGGCTGGGCTCCGAGCGAGCGAGCGGAGCCTCCCCGCGCCGGGCGCGTCATCCCCAAGCCCGGCCCAGAGCGCGGCCGGCCCACCCTCCGGAcccaggggaggaggggaggcagGCGGGAGCGGGCCCGGGCGGGGGAGACGGAGCTGCCCCCCAGGGAGCGTCAGCGCTGA